One window from the genome of Nicotiana sylvestris chromosome 9, ASM39365v2, whole genome shotgun sequence encodes:
- the LOC138878302 gene encoding uncharacterized protein, producing MTQQLTLRLTHTETHVKLILTLVYAKCDRIERIELWDSLYAMASDMTVLWLVRGDFNVIWDEEEKFRGLPVSLIEVDDFRHCINTCNLTDLGFKGSIFTWWNGRSEEDYLSWIGGNSPVQIGFDHCPMLLKCDIETPLIKKSFRFLNFWTKHETFKDVVKENWNADFSANHFCIFNYKLKKLKKALSTWSRATYGDIFQKIASLEEVVLVHERQFEVNPTQMNRQRL from the exons ATGACTCAACAGCTGACTTTGAGATTAACGCACACTGAAACACATGTTAAGCTCATCCTTACACTAGTTTATGCCAAATGTGATCGCATTGAAAGAATTGAACTTTGGGATTCTTTGTATGCAATGGCATCAGATATGACAGTACTATGGCTAGTTAGAGGCGACTTTAATGTGATATGGGATGAGGAAGAGAAATTTAGAGGCTTACCAGTTTCTCTCATTGAAGTAGATGACTTTAGGCACTGCATCAATACCTGCAACTTGACAGATTTGGGATTTAAAGGAagcatatttacatggtggaatggaagATCAGAGGAAGACT ACCTTTCCTGGATTGGAGGTAACTCACCTGTCCAAATTGGGTTTGATCATTGCCCAATGCTGCTGAAATGTGATATAGAAACTCCTCTAATTAAGAAGTCATTCAGATTTCTTAACTTCTGGACTAAGCATGAAACCTTCAAAGATGTAGTAAAGGAGAATTGGAATGCTGATTTTAGTGCTAAccatttctgcatttttaactaCAAGTTAAAGAAGCTTAAGAAAGCACTATCTACCTGGAGCAGAGCTACATATGGGGATATATTCCAGAAGATTGCAAGCCTGGAGGAGGTGGTCTTGGTTCATGAAAGGCAATTTGAAGTCAATCCTACACAGATGAACAGACAAAGATTATAA